Proteins co-encoded in one Ralstonia sp. RRA genomic window:
- a CDS encoding cation:proton antiporter translates to MSPMTGLHDLFPSWPPAPGGLFWIGLALVGAALCGEFARVALKLPRIVGYAVAGLAAGVLGRPLIDAEMLDQTHILIEMALALALFELGHRLSFEWLRANRWLLLTSGFESLLTWGLVTWVLQLFGVATPVAVAAGAIAVATSPTVLLQLKNELRAEGQVTERLLSLGALNSIYASVLVPLTAGWLHSEYGHWAAALIHPLYLLAGSVLLAWVVGKAGHALYHRMAGDDHYAFLVLVGLVLFALAMAKLLKLSVPLTLLLAGVVFKHQDAHPRVWPSHFGSAGSILIVVMIVSLGLPITASDWAIGGVAAVALVLARFVAKLAGTTALGSFSGLSMRQSVALGLALGPMSGLSWLLMHDTAALYPQTGAPLAAIILCTLAIQQIAAPILTARSLRWAGEVRQDNDNR, encoded by the coding sequence ATGTCGCCCATGACAGGACTTCACGATCTCTTCCCTTCGTGGCCCCCCGCACCGGGCGGCCTGTTCTGGATCGGGCTGGCGCTGGTGGGTGCAGCGCTGTGCGGCGAGTTTGCGCGCGTGGCGCTCAAGCTGCCGCGCATCGTCGGCTACGCGGTGGCGGGGCTGGCGGCCGGGGTGCTCGGCCGTCCGCTGATCGACGCCGAGATGCTCGACCAGACCCACATCCTGATCGAGATGGCGCTGGCGCTGGCGCTGTTCGAGCTGGGGCATCGGCTCTCGTTCGAGTGGCTGCGCGCCAACCGCTGGCTGCTGCTCACCAGTGGCTTCGAGAGCCTGCTGACCTGGGGCCTCGTCACCTGGGTGCTGCAACTGTTTGGCGTGGCAACACCGGTAGCGGTGGCAGCCGGTGCGATTGCGGTGGCGACCTCGCCCACGGTGCTGCTACAACTGAAGAACGAACTGCGCGCCGAAGGCCAGGTGACCGAACGGTTGCTTTCGCTGGGGGCGCTCAACAGCATCTACGCCAGCGTGCTGGTGCCGCTCACCGCCGGCTGGCTGCACAGCGAATACGGCCACTGGGCCGCCGCGTTGATCCACCCGCTCTATCTGCTGGCAGGCTCCGTGCTGCTCGCTTGGGTGGTCGGCAAGGCGGGCCATGCGCTGTATCACCGCATGGCGGGTGACGATCACTACGCGTTCCTGGTGCTGGTGGGCCTGGTGCTGTTTGCGCTGGCGATGGCCAAGCTGCTGAAGCTGTCGGTGCCGCTTACGCTGTTGCTGGCGGGCGTGGTGTTCAAGCACCAGGATGCGCACCCGCGCGTGTGGCCGTCGCACTTCGGCAGCGCGGGCAGCATCCTGATTGTGGTGATGATCGTGTCGCTTGGGCTGCCGATCACCGCATCGGACTGGGCCATCGGCGGGGTGGCGGCAGTGGCCCTCGTACTGGCGCGCTTTGTTGCCAAGTTGGCGGGGACGACGGCGCTGGGTTCGTTCTCGGGGCTGTCGATGCGCCAGAGCGTGGCCCTGGGCCTGGCGTTGGGGCCAATGTCGGGACTGTCATGGTTGCTGATGCACGATACGGCAGCGCTGTATCCGCAGACCGGCGCACCGCTGGCAGCCATCATCCTGTGCACACTGGCGATCCAGCAGATTGCTGCGCCCATCCTGACTGCGCGGTCGCTGCGCTGGGCCGGTGAGGTGCGTCAGGACAACGACAATCGCTAA
- a CDS encoding branched-chain amino acid ABC transporter substrate-binding protein, whose protein sequence is MKLKQLCLAAALCALGSAASAQEVIKLGYAGPMTGPQAQYGKDMQNGLTLAVEEFNATHPKIAGKEVKFQLVSEDDQADPKTGTTVAQKLVDNGIKGMLGHFNSGTTIPASRIYNNAGIAQIAMATAPEYTTQGYKTTFRMMTSDTQQGSVVGAFAVKKLGYKNIAIVDDRTAYGQGLADQFEKAAKAAGATIVRREYTNDKASDFKAILTQIKGKNPDAVFYGGAEGQSAPLIKQMRELGMKATLMSGEMSKTDDFIKLAGPQAAEGMVASLAGLPLEQMPGGAGYKARYEKRFGTPVQTYSPYAYDGAMALMQAMVKAGSSDPQKYLPILAATNMQGVTAKHYAYDDKGDLKDGGITVYKVTGGKWAPLESVGGK, encoded by the coding sequence ATGAAATTGAAGCAACTGTGCCTGGCAGCAGCCCTGTGCGCGCTGGGTAGCGCCGCATCGGCCCAAGAAGTCATCAAGCTGGGCTACGCTGGCCCGATGACCGGTCCTCAAGCCCAGTACGGCAAGGACATGCAGAACGGCCTGACGCTGGCCGTGGAAGAGTTCAACGCCACGCATCCGAAGATCGCTGGCAAGGAAGTGAAGTTCCAGCTGGTGTCGGAAGACGACCAGGCTGACCCGAAGACCGGTACCACCGTCGCGCAGAAGCTGGTGGACAACGGCATCAAGGGCATGCTGGGCCACTTCAACTCGGGCACCACCATCCCGGCCTCGCGCATCTACAACAACGCCGGCATCGCCCAGATCGCCATGGCAACGGCGCCGGAATACACGACGCAAGGCTACAAGACGACGTTCCGCATGATGACCTCCGACACCCAGCAGGGTTCGGTGGTTGGCGCGTTTGCCGTCAAGAAGCTGGGCTACAAGAACATCGCCATCGTCGATGACCGCACGGCCTACGGCCAAGGTCTGGCTGACCAGTTCGAGAAGGCTGCCAAGGCTGCCGGCGCCACGATCGTGCGTCGCGAGTACACCAACGACAAGGCTTCCGACTTCAAGGCCATCCTGACGCAGATCAAGGGCAAGAACCCGGACGCCGTGTTCTACGGCGGCGCGGAAGGCCAATCGGCACCGCTGATCAAGCAGATGCGCGAACTGGGCATGAAGGCCACGCTGATGTCGGGCGAAATGTCCAAGACCGACGACTTCATCAAGCTGGCCGGCCCGCAAGCGGCTGAAGGCATGGTGGCATCGCTGGCAGGCCTGCCGCTGGAGCAGATGCCGGGCGGCGCTGGCTACAAGGCGCGCTATGAGAAGCGCTTCGGCACGCCGGTGCAGACGTACTCGCCGTACGCCTACGATGGTGCCATGGCCCTGATGCAAGCCATGGTCAAGGCAGGCTCGTCCGATCCGCAGAAGTACCTGCCGATCCTGGCCGCGACCAACATGCAAGGCGTGACCGCCAAGCACTACGCCTACGACGACAAGGGCGACCTGAAGGACGGCGGCATCACCGTCTACAAGGTCACCGGTGGCAAGTGGGCACCGCTGGAAAGCGTGGGCGGCAAGTAA